In one window of Micromonospora cathayae DNA:
- a CDS encoding ABC1 kinase family protein, with translation MTDIPRRAVSRTAKLAALPLGFAGRTVLGMGKRVTGLASEVISAEIQQRTAEQLFSVLGQLKGGAMKFGQALSVFEAALPEEVAAPYRQALTKLQEAAPPLPAATVHKVLAEQLGPDWRDRFLEFDDTPAAAASIGQVHRAVWRERPTGRRRTPTGRPVAVKIQYPGAGDALLADLKQLSRLGGMFRAIQPGLDVKPLLAELRERITEELDYELEAESQRAFAAAYADDPEIFIPAVVDAAPRVLVTDWVEGTPLAEIIREGTPEQRDEAGRLMATLHLSAPARAGLLHADPHPGNFRILPDGRLGVIDFGAVARLPEGTPEPIGRLAGLALRGEADAVVAGLRAEGFVPANEPIDAQAVLDFVRPMLEPVAADEFQFTRAWLRAEATRLASPRSPAYQLSRQLNLPPSYLLIHRVTLGSIGVLCQLEAKAPYRAILERWLPGFAPVA, from the coding sequence GTGACCGATATCCCGCGCCGGGCCGTGTCCCGGACCGCCAAGCTCGCCGCACTGCCGCTCGGCTTCGCCGGACGGACCGTCCTCGGCATGGGAAAGCGCGTCACCGGGCTCGCCTCCGAGGTGATCTCCGCCGAGATCCAGCAGCGCACCGCCGAGCAGCTCTTCAGCGTGCTGGGGCAGCTCAAGGGTGGTGCGATGAAGTTCGGCCAGGCGCTGTCGGTGTTCGAGGCCGCCCTGCCCGAGGAGGTCGCCGCGCCGTACCGGCAGGCGTTGACCAAGTTGCAGGAGGCGGCTCCGCCGCTGCCCGCGGCGACGGTGCACAAGGTGCTCGCCGAGCAGCTCGGCCCGGACTGGCGGGACCGGTTCCTGGAGTTCGACGACACCCCGGCCGCGGCCGCCAGCATCGGTCAGGTCCACCGGGCGGTCTGGCGGGAGCGGCCCACCGGCCGGCGCAGGACGCCGACCGGACGCCCGGTCGCCGTCAAGATCCAGTATCCGGGGGCCGGCGACGCGCTGCTGGCCGACCTGAAGCAGCTCTCCCGGCTGGGTGGGATGTTCCGGGCGATCCAGCCCGGCCTGGACGTCAAGCCGCTCCTCGCCGAGCTGCGCGAACGCATCACCGAGGAACTCGACTACGAGCTGGAGGCCGAGTCGCAGCGGGCCTTCGCGGCGGCGTACGCGGACGACCCGGAGATCTTCATCCCGGCGGTGGTCGACGCCGCGCCCCGGGTGCTGGTCACCGACTGGGTGGAGGGCACCCCGCTGGCGGAGATCATCCGGGAGGGCACCCCGGAGCAGCGCGACGAGGCCGGCCGCCTGATGGCCACCCTGCACCTCTCCGCACCGGCGCGGGCCGGGCTGCTGCACGCCGACCCGCACCCGGGCAACTTCCGGATCCTCCCCGACGGGCGGCTCGGCGTGATCGACTTCGGCGCGGTGGCCCGGCTGCCGGAGGGTACGCCCGAGCCGATCGGCCGGCTGGCCGGGCTGGCCCTGCGCGGCGAGGCCGACGCCGTGGTGGCGGGCCTGCGGGCCGAGGGCTTCGTCCCGGCCAACGAGCCGATCGACGCGCAGGCGGTGCTGGATTTCGTCCGCCCGATGCTGGAGCCGGTCGCGGCCGACGAGTTCCAGTTCACCCGGGCCTGGCTGCGGGCCGAGGCGACCCGGCTGGCCAGCCCTCGGTCGCCGGCCTACCAGCTGAGCCGGCAGCTCAACCTGCCCCCGTCGTACCTGCTCATCCACCGGGTGACGCTCGGCTCGATCGGGGTGCTCTGCCAGTTGGAGGCGAAGGCCCCCTACCGGGCCATCCTGGAACGCTGGCTGCCCGGCTTCGCCCCGGTGGCCTGA
- a CDS encoding mycoredoxin, translated as MLTMYSTPWCGYCHRLKSQLDREGIAYQVVDIEQDRAAAEFVMQVNGGNQTVPTLRFADGSALTNPSITQVKQHLASLPSA; from the coding sequence ATGTTGACGATGTATTCCACCCCGTGGTGCGGCTACTGCCACCGGCTGAAGTCCCAGCTCGACCGGGAGGGGATCGCGTACCAGGTGGTCGACATCGAGCAGGACCGGGCGGCGGCCGAGTTCGTGATGCAGGTCAACGGCGGCAACCAGACGGTCCCGACGCTGCGCTTCGCCGACGGCTCCGCGCTGACCAACCCCTCCATCACCCAGGTCAAGCAGCACCTCGCCAGCCTGCCCAGCGCCTGA
- a CDS encoding WhiB family transcriptional regulator yields MSLALAPLDANVELEANLPCRKFDPDLWFSDSPTELELAKSLCGDCPLRVECLAGAVERAEPWGVWGGEIFERGAVVPRKRPRGRPRKEDVARDAALRVEAEARLAASGLATSRNTVRLAA; encoded by the coding sequence ATGAGTCTGGCGTTGGCTCCCCTCGACGCGAACGTCGAGTTGGAGGCGAACCTGCCCTGCCGGAAGTTCGACCCCGACCTGTGGTTCTCCGACTCGCCCACCGAGCTGGAGCTGGCCAAGTCGCTCTGCGGGGACTGCCCGCTGCGTGTCGAGTGCCTGGCCGGTGCGGTCGAGCGGGCCGAGCCCTGGGGCGTCTGGGGCGGCGAGATCTTCGAGCGTGGCGCGGTCGTCCCGCGCAAGCGGCCCCGGGGCCGCCCGCGCAAGGAGGACGTCGCCCGGGACGCCGCCCTGCGGGTCGAGGCCGAGGCGCGACTGGCGGCCAGTGGGCTGGCCACGTCCCGCAACACGGTCCGGCTGGCGGCCTGA
- a CDS encoding ATP-dependent DNA helicase UvrD2, with protein MAVYSADQVLAGLDPEQRSAVTAPAGPVCVLAGAGTGKTRAITSRIAHRALTGAISPRHVLAVTFTARAAAELRHRLTQLGAGGVQARTFHAAALRQVRYFAPRLLRGRAMPELLDSKVRLVTLAAARVGLRTDRAAARDLAGEIEWAKSSLVEPGEYVVAAAKALRETPHEPARVAEVFATYETVKRAGGVIDFEDVLRAAVWGIEEHPDVAEQVRAQYRHFVVDEYQDVNPLQQRLLEAWLGGRDDLTVVGDASQTIYSFTGATSAYLVDFPRRHRDATVVRLVRDYRSTPQVVGLANAVIGQARGTEARLRLELVGQRPAGPEPDLRIFTDEPAEATAVAARCRQLVAAGTPPREIAVLFRTNAQSEAYEKALAEAEVPYVVQGAERFFERPEVRQAMVALRSATRSIPGETPLPAAVVEALAAVAWTPDAPPAGGAARERWEALAALLQLAEEYAATPTVVPIGEAAAVERPVTLADFTDELHRRAAQQHVPTVDGVTLASLHSAKGLEWDAVFLVGLAEGTLPTGYAKTAEQVEEERRLLYVGITRAREWLWLSYASARSPGGRPRRPSRFLPQFDRSGGGTERAGAGAGPVQRGERRRRNLVVSCRVCGATLLAGVDRKLGRCPTCPSDLDDELLERLRDWRQRVAGAQKVPAYVVFTDATLTALAERRPGRPEELIAIAGIGPRKLGLYGESVLALVGGAAVDDVCSEKSLENPS; from the coding sequence GTGGCGGTGTACTCGGCGGATCAGGTGCTGGCCGGGCTGGACCCTGAGCAACGGTCGGCGGTGACCGCGCCCGCCGGGCCGGTCTGCGTGCTGGCCGGCGCGGGCACCGGGAAGACCCGGGCGATCACCTCCCGGATCGCCCACCGGGCGCTGACCGGCGCGATCTCCCCCCGGCACGTGCTGGCGGTGACCTTCACCGCGCGGGCCGCCGCCGAGCTGCGGCACCGGCTCACCCAGCTCGGCGCGGGCGGCGTGCAGGCCCGCACGTTCCACGCCGCCGCCCTGCGCCAGGTGCGCTACTTCGCGCCCCGGCTGCTGCGCGGGCGGGCCATGCCGGAGCTGCTGGACAGCAAGGTCCGGCTGGTCACCCTGGCCGCCGCCCGGGTCGGCCTGCGGACCGACCGGGCGGCCGCCCGGGACCTGGCCGGCGAGATCGAGTGGGCGAAGTCGTCGCTGGTCGAGCCGGGGGAGTACGTGGTGGCGGCGGCGAAGGCGCTGCGCGAGACCCCGCACGAGCCGGCCCGGGTGGCCGAGGTGTTCGCCACGTACGAGACGGTCAAACGGGCCGGCGGGGTGATCGACTTCGAGGACGTGCTGCGCGCCGCGGTCTGGGGCATCGAGGAACACCCGGACGTCGCCGAGCAGGTCCGCGCCCAGTACCGGCACTTCGTGGTCGACGAGTACCAGGACGTCAACCCGTTGCAGCAGCGGCTGCTGGAAGCCTGGCTCGGCGGCCGGGACGACCTGACCGTGGTCGGCGACGCCAGCCAGACCATCTACTCGTTCACCGGGGCCACCTCGGCGTACCTGGTGGACTTCCCGCGCCGGCACCGGGACGCCACCGTGGTCCGACTGGTCCGCGACTACCGCTCCACGCCCCAGGTGGTGGGGCTGGCGAACGCGGTGATCGGCCAGGCCCGGGGCACCGAGGCCCGGCTCCGGCTGGAACTGGTCGGGCAGCGCCCGGCCGGCCCGGAACCGGATCTGCGGATCTTCACCGACGAGCCGGCCGAGGCCACCGCGGTCGCCGCGCGCTGCCGGCAGCTCGTCGCCGCCGGCACCCCGCCCCGGGAGATCGCCGTGCTGTTCCGCACCAACGCGCAGTCCGAGGCGTACGAGAAGGCGCTCGCCGAGGCCGAGGTGCCGTACGTGGTGCAGGGCGCGGAGCGGTTCTTCGAACGGCCCGAGGTACGGCAGGCGATGGTGGCGCTGCGGTCCGCCACCCGCTCGATCCCCGGGGAGACCCCGCTGCCGGCCGCCGTGGTGGAGGCGCTGGCCGCGGTCGCCTGGACCCCGGACGCGCCCCCGGCCGGCGGGGCGGCCCGGGAACGCTGGGAGGCCCTCGCCGCCCTGCTCCAGCTCGCCGAGGAGTACGCGGCCACCCCGACCGTGGTGCCGATCGGCGAGGCGGCGGCGGTCGAGCGGCCGGTCACCCTGGCCGACTTCACCGACGAGCTGCACCGGCGGGCCGCCCAGCAGCACGTGCCCACGGTCGACGGGGTCACCCTGGCCTCCCTGCACTCCGCGAAGGGCCTGGAGTGGGACGCCGTCTTCCTGGTCGGGCTCGCCGAGGGGACGCTGCCCACCGGCTACGCGAAGACCGCCGAGCAGGTGGAGGAGGAACGGCGGCTGCTCTACGTCGGGATCACCCGGGCCCGGGAGTGGCTGTGGCTGTCGTACGCCTCGGCCCGGTCCCCGGGCGGGCGGCCCCGGCGGCCGTCGCGGTTCCTGCCGCAGTTCGACCGCTCCGGCGGCGGCACCGAGCGGGCCGGGGCCGGGGCCGGCCCGGTCCAGCGGGGCGAGCGACGGCGACGCAACCTGGTGGTCTCCTGCCGGGTCTGCGGGGCGACCCTGCTCGCCGGGGTCGACCGCAAGCTCGGCCGCTGCCCGACCTGCCCGTCCGACCTCGACGACGAGCTGCTGGAGCGGCTGCGGGACTGGCGGCAGCGGGTGGCCGGGGCGCAGAAGGTCCCCGCGTACGTGGTGTTCACCGACGCGACCCTGACCGCGCTGGCCGAGCGGCGACCCGGTCGCCCCGAGGAATTGATCGCCATCGCCGGTATCGGCCCCCGCAAGCTGGGCCTCTACGGCGAGTCCGTGCTGGCCCTGGTGGGTGGCGCGGCGGTGGACGACGTCTGCTCAGAGAAAAGTTTGGAAAACCCGTCGTAA
- a CDS encoding MFS transporter, with product MHTVLRRPDFRLLFGALLASMTAESILVLALAIWVKDLTGSDGMAGAVIFAVVAPKTLAPLIGWVVDRYRRRPFFIAANIVAAALLIPLLTVRTAADVWVVYLVGACYGLSSIALNAALSGLIRHLVPVGLLAEANAARQTVRQGLRLGGPLVGAALYAAAGGWALTAIGIVGFVTAAAVAGLLQVAEPGPASRLARTPAELGAGLRHLAGEPALRRALLGYGLASLVIGFTEALLFAYVERGLERPTAFVGVLFSVQGVGGLVGALVSSTVVRRVGEVGALAAGVGLFGAAALTLTYPSLWLAVTALLLAGLSLPLTTVGLHTLVQRRTAPGLMGRATAASDALVSAPQAVSIGTGALLVAVLDYRLLFLFVGVVTLAAAGYLWRGRRFSPPPGRLPAVPAQRRPPTGPRADHEVVASTRRDG from the coding sequence ATGCACACCGTCCTGCGCCGTCCCGACTTCCGACTCCTCTTCGGCGCGTTGTTGGCGAGCATGACCGCCGAGTCGATCCTGGTGCTCGCCCTGGCCATCTGGGTGAAGGACCTGACCGGCTCCGACGGGATGGCCGGCGCGGTGATCTTCGCGGTGGTCGCGCCGAAGACCCTCGCGCCGCTGATCGGCTGGGTCGTCGACCGGTACCGTCGCCGGCCCTTCTTCATCGCGGCCAACATCGTCGCCGCCGCGCTGCTCATCCCGCTGCTGACCGTCCGGACCGCCGCCGACGTGTGGGTGGTCTACCTGGTCGGCGCCTGCTACGGACTCTCCTCCATCGCGCTCAACGCCGCGCTCAGCGGGCTGATCCGCCACCTGGTCCCGGTCGGGCTGCTGGCCGAGGCGAACGCCGCCCGGCAGACCGTGCGGCAGGGGCTACGGCTGGGCGGACCACTCGTCGGGGCGGCCCTCTACGCCGCCGCCGGCGGCTGGGCGCTCACCGCGATCGGCATCGTCGGGTTCGTCACCGCCGCGGCCGTGGCCGGGCTGCTCCAGGTGGCCGAACCCGGTCCGGCGTCCCGGCTGGCCCGTACCCCGGCCGAACTGGGCGCCGGGTTACGACACCTGGCCGGCGAACCGGCGCTGCGCCGGGCCCTGCTCGGGTACGGGCTGGCCTCGCTGGTGATCGGCTTCACCGAGGCGCTGCTGTTCGCGTACGTCGAACGGGGCCTGGAACGCCCGACCGCCTTCGTCGGCGTCCTGTTCAGCGTGCAGGGGGTGGGCGGGCTGGTCGGCGCGCTGGTCTCCTCGACCGTGGTGCGCCGGGTCGGCGAGGTGGGCGCGCTCGCCGCCGGGGTGGGGCTGTTCGGGGCGGCGGCGCTCACCCTGACGTACCCGAGTCTGTGGCTCGCCGTGACCGCGCTGCTGCTGGCCGGGCTGTCCCTGCCGCTGACCACGGTCGGCCTGCACACGCTGGTCCAGCGGCGGACCGCGCCGGGGCTGATGGGCCGGGCCACCGCGGCCTCGGACGCCCTGGTCAGCGCGCCCCAGGCGGTCTCGATCGGCACCGGGGCGCTGCTGGTCGCGGTGCTGGACTACCGGCTGCTGTTCCTCTTCGTCGGGGTGGTGACCCTGGCCGCCGCCGGCTACCTGTGGCGGGGCCGTCGGTTCTCCCCGCCGCCGGGACGGCTGCCGGCCGTGCCCGCCCAGCGGCGGCCCCCGACCGGCCCCCGGGCCGACCACGAGGTCGTCGCCTCGACCCGCCGGGACGGGTGA